The Deltaproteobacteria bacterium genome includes a window with the following:
- a CDS encoding FAD-binding oxidoreductase, translating to MSNSNQLASVLKGIVGESNVIQDSDRLQACAVDGLAPQAIVCPGSAAEISSLFLYANTEKLAIVPRGSGTKMAAGGIPTRIDLVLSTARLNRIVDNDIANLSLTVESGLTLAAVQKLLAGEKKGYFLPLDPPYSEKATLGGIIAANASGPKRFVYGSARDLLLGLKAVTPTGDIVSFGGKTVKNVSGYDMTKLMIGSWGGLGVITEITTKLLPLPEASATVLVSFATPAAAGQFIRKIIHSALLPSAVELLESKAAARLGEKTNYLAAFSLEGVPEAVERQITAIGEDARKEGAVAVKVLKGTEDQAFWIQIRDFALDLTEEFTHPVILRSNFLISRQAAIMESYEAMAQAAGVAAAFIAHAGSGIIYTCLLLNTGASTSMEGIIALIGKLTTEARKQGGNLVVELCPRKIKETVSVWGEPRSDYVVMRRLKEKMDPAGILNPGRLAGGI from the coding sequence ATGTCCAATTCCAACCAGTTAGCTTCCGTCCTTAAAGGGATTGTTGGAGAGTCCAATGTGATACAGGATTCCGACAGGCTTCAGGCCTGTGCGGTGGACGGCCTGGCGCCGCAGGCCATCGTCTGCCCCGGGAGTGCGGCCGAAATATCCAGCCTGTTTCTCTATGCCAATACGGAGAAGCTGGCGATCGTACCGCGCGGCAGCGGCACCAAGATGGCGGCGGGCGGGATTCCCACCAGGATTGACCTGGTACTGTCCACGGCGCGTCTGAATCGGATCGTTGATAATGACATCGCCAACTTGAGCTTGACCGTGGAATCAGGGCTTACTCTGGCCGCTGTGCAGAAGCTTCTGGCCGGGGAAAAGAAGGGATATTTCCTGCCGCTCGATCCCCCCTATTCGGAAAAAGCCACCCTGGGCGGCATCATCGCCGCCAACGCCAGCGGGCCGAAGAGGTTCGTCTACGGCTCTGCCCGGGACCTGCTGCTGGGTCTTAAGGCCGTTACGCCCACGGGAGATATCGTCTCTTTCGGCGGTAAGACGGTAAAAAACGTCTCCGGATACGACATGACCAAGCTCATGATCGGTTCCTGGGGAGGTCTGGGCGTCATAACCGAAATTACGACGAAACTCCTGCCGCTCCCGGAGGCCTCGGCGACGGTGCTGGTATCCTTCGCGACGCCGGCGGCAGCCGGCCAGTTCATCCGGAAAATCATCCATTCCGCCCTCTTGCCCTCCGCCGTGGAGCTTCTCGAAAGTAAGGCCGCCGCCCGGCTGGGCGAAAAGACCAATTATCTTGCGGCCTTCAGTCTGGAAGGTGTTCCGGAGGCGGTGGAACGGCAGATCACCGCAATCGGTGAAGATGCCCGGAAGGAAGGGGCTGTCGCGGTAAAGGTCCTGAAAGGGACGGAAGACCAAGCCTTTTGGATCCAGATTCGCGACTTCGCCCTTGATCTCACGGAGGAGTTTACCCATCCCGTTATCCTCAGATCCAATTTCCTCATTTCGCGGCAGGCAGCAATTATGGAGAGTTACGAAGCAATGGCGCAGGCGGCGGGGGTCGCTGCCGCCTTCATTGCCCATGCCGGCAGCGGCATCATCTATACCTGCCTGCTTTTGAACACCGGCGCCTCGACAAGTATGGAGGGAATAATCGCGCTCATCGGCAAACTTACGACTGAGGCGCGGAAACAAGGCGGCAATCTCGTCGTCGAGTTATGCCCGCGGAAGATTAAAGAGACGGTCAGTGTCTGGGGAGAGCCCCGGAGCGATTATGTGGTCATGCGCCGCCTGAAGGAAAAAATGGACCCGGCAGGCATTCTGAACCCGGGCCGGCTGGCGGGAGGCATTTAG
- a CDS encoding (Fe-S)-binding protein gives MPDGSLFSENTKENIYHCIKCGLCIAHCPVYKEELIEEATPRGKVQLSRYLSEGSLQLSEEVKNAFFSSCLLCGSCVANCPSGVHGDHLFSGVRWRAVQQYGIDWKKKVMFQLLANQWMMSPSAWFGKWALKMFGGSRMESSLHAGALDVARIPAFNEKPFSRMVLEVVKPAGTVRAKVLYFHGCATNYLYGDIGIAVVAVLNSMGVEVIIPPEQTCCGLPIFMSGDRETSLKCIRSTLATFARPDIDAVVVDCATCGAALKNEYAHLLLDLRQLGEDVKDEEIKAAELLSAKLQDVTVFIEEHRDWLPAMKPTIKEGGPTVRVTYHDPCHLIKGQKISIQPRNILKSLPGVEYVELPGAGDCCGGGGSFQVEHAEISRKITKRKVDNIHDTKANILATCCPGCNLTIANHLDPTQGVKVMHPVQLLQMAIAGK, from the coding sequence ATGCCAGACGGGTCGTTATTCAGTGAAAATACGAAGGAAAATATCTATCACTGCATCAAATGCGGTTTATGCATTGCCCACTGCCCGGTTTACAAAGAGGAGCTCATAGAAGAAGCGACGCCCCGCGGCAAGGTTCAGCTTTCCCGGTACCTCTCCGAAGGCAGCCTGCAACTTTCCGAAGAGGTGAAAAACGCTTTTTTCTCCTCCTGCCTGCTCTGCGGTTCCTGCGTGGCCAATTGTCCCAGCGGTGTTCACGGAGACCACCTTTTTTCCGGCGTCCGCTGGCGGGCCGTGCAGCAGTATGGCATTGACTGGAAAAAGAAAGTGATGTTCCAACTGCTGGCCAATCAGTGGATGATGTCCCCCTCGGCCTGGTTCGGCAAATGGGCGCTGAAGATGTTTGGGGGTTCCCGGATGGAATCGTCACTGCACGCCGGCGCTCTGGATGTGGCGCGGATCCCGGCCTTCAACGAAAAACCGTTCTCCCGGATGGTTCTTGAGGTGGTGAAACCCGCAGGAACCGTCAGGGCGAAAGTCCTCTATTTCCATGGTTGCGCAACCAATTACCTCTACGGTGATATCGGGATCGCGGTAGTGGCTGTGCTTAACAGCATGGGTGTAGAAGTCATCATTCCCCCGGAGCAGACCTGCTGCGGCCTTCCCATTTTTATGTCCGGTGATCGCGAGACGTCGCTAAAGTGTATCCGGTCCACGCTTGCCACCTTTGCCCGCCCGGACATTGACGCCGTCGTGGTGGACTGTGCCACCTGCGGCGCTGCCCTGAAAAACGAGTATGCCCACCTGCTACTCGATCTGCGCCAGTTGGGCGAAGATGTGAAGGATGAGGAAATCAAGGCGGCGGAACTGCTCTCGGCCAAGTTGCAGGATGTTACCGTCTTTATCGAAGAGCACCGGGACTGGCTGCCCGCGATGAAGCCCACAATAAAAGAAGGCGGCCCCACGGTCCGGGTCACCTACCACGATCCCTGCCATCTCATCAAGGGGCAAAAGATAAGCATTCAGCCCCGGAACATCCTGAAGTCCCTGCCCGGGGTGGAGTATGTGGAATTGCCGGGTGCCGGTGATTGCTGCGGCGGCGGCGGTTCCTTCCAGGTGGAGCATGCGGAGATATCGCGGAAGATCACCAAACGCAAGGTGGACAACATCCACGACACGAAGGCCAATATACTGGCCACCTGCTGCCCGGGCTGCAATCTGACCATTGCCAACCATCTCGACCCCACGCAGGGTGTGAAAGTAATGCACCCGGTGCAACTGCTCCAGATGGCGATCGCCGGAAAATAA